A single genomic interval of Trichosurus vulpecula isolate mTriVul1 chromosome 6, mTriVul1.pri, whole genome shotgun sequence harbors:
- the LOC118854826 gene encoding prefoldin subunit 2-like — MLAFGLHLPHQTWCLLVIRTSSEDTQRLHVTSKKKQGWSSNRANKSSSSSSARSSGKGAVSASAEQVVAGLNRLRQEQRGLASKAAELEMELNEHSLVIDTVREVDPTRKCYPMVGGILVEQTVKEVLPALEGNKEQIQKIIETLIQQLTQAKGRELNDFTEKKHDIRLMGEDEKPAAKDNGEGSGVKASSAGVLVS, encoded by the exons ATGCTGGCCTTTGGACTCCATTTGCCTCACCAAACTTGGTGCCTTTTGGTGATTAGAACTTCATCTGAAGATACCCAAAGACTCCATGTTACAAG taaaaaaaagcaagggtggAGCAGCAACCGGGCTAACaagagtagcagcagcagcagtgcccGCAGCTCAGGCAAGGGGGCGGTGTCGGCGTCAGCGGAGCAGGTGGTTGCTGGCTTAAACCGCCTTCGGCAGGAACAGAGAGGCCTGGCATCCAAAGCAGCTGAGCTGGAAATGGAGTTGAATGAGCACAGCCTAGTGATAGATACGGTGAGAGAAGTGGACCCAACCCGGAAGTGCTATCCTATGGTTGGCGGGATTCTGGTGGAGCAAACTGTCAAAGAGGTGCTACCTGCCTTGGAGGGTAACAAGGAGCAGATTCAAAAGATCATTGAGACACTGATCCAGCAGCTGACTCAAGCAAAGGGAAGGGAGTTGAATGACTTCACGGAGAAGAAACATGATATTCGGCTAATGGGTGAGGATGAGAAGCCAGCAGCCAAGGACAATGGGGAAGGGTCTGGGGTCAAGGCCAGTTCAGCTGGTGTGCTGGTCTCCTAA